The genomic region AGTCAGCCATCAGCGACGCCCACTCGCTGCCGTGAGCGCCGAGGAGCTGCTGTAATCCGTAGGCAAGCGTGTAGCGCGCGGGGTTGTTGATGTAGAGCAGCGGCCCGAAGAAGTCGTTCCAGGTCGCCAGAAATTGAAACAGGGCGCAGGTCACTAGCGCCGGCCGCGCCAGGGGCAGCATTACCTGCCAGAAAATGCGCCATTCGCTGGCGCCGTCCACGCGCGCCGCCTCCGCCAGCTCGGCGGGGAGGTTTCGGAAGAACTGCGTTAGCAGAAAGATATAAAATGGCGCGCCGCAGAACGCGGGAACGATCAAAGGCAGGTAGGTGCCATACCAGTGAAGCCATCGGAAGAGCGCGACGGTGGGAACCATCGTCACTTGCGCAGGTATTGCAATCGTTGCGACCATGACGAGGAATAATACGGACTTTCCGCGAAACTCCTGCCGTGCGAAGCCGTAGGCGACCACGGCGCTGGAGATGACGGCGCCCACAACAGT from Capsulimonas corticalis harbors:
- a CDS encoding carbohydrate ABC transporter permease, encoding MSSESPGAMPEASYATGNRARTAAMPVRRTKRRASFGRLTRLQSILAHVALLVLCIPALMPLAWMISTSLKPDAQIFAHGGPLTWASLFPHPIEWQNYPRALRAVPFAMYLKNTLLLCFFTVVGAVISSAVVAYGFARQEFRGKSVLFLVMVATIAIPAQVTMVPTVALFRWLHWYGTYLPLIVPAFCGAPFYIFLLTQFFRNLPAELAEAARVDGASEWRIFWQVMLPLARPALVTCALFQFLATWNDFFGPLLYINNPARYTLAYGLQQLLGAHGSEWASLMADSTIFMLPVMVLFFFTQKTFVQGIATTGGKN